A stretch of the Mesorhizobium huakuii genome encodes the following:
- a CDS encoding TetR/AcrR family transcriptional regulator, with amino-acid sequence MKRSLDRKTKIALEPRKQPRQQRSSKVVDRILDAALILTREQGTRTPTTLAIAQRAGLSVGSVYQYFPNKEAILLDLARRWLSSFPEVIEKRIKVPRPTNREEFRREVRKLFIDTSSIYLENATLMPVIEAISGNADLRPIQDEYDEQIIALYAAWLRHVNPALEDKIAKRLGLVMMEVGHACRLVGLKRDRRTFDLIEDDVEAMWLALVNPYLNLD; translated from the coding sequence GTGAAGCGCAGTCTCGACCGCAAAACCAAAATAGCGCTCGAACCGCGCAAGCAGCCGCGGCAGCAACGGTCGAGCAAGGTGGTCGACCGCATTCTCGACGCGGCGCTTATCCTGACGCGGGAGCAAGGAACCAGGACGCCGACGACGCTCGCCATTGCCCAGCGCGCCGGCCTGTCGGTCGGTTCGGTCTACCAATACTTTCCCAACAAGGAAGCCATTCTTCTGGACCTCGCCAGGCGCTGGCTGTCCTCCTTTCCCGAGGTGATCGAGAAGCGCATCAAGGTCCCGCGGCCCACCAACCGCGAAGAATTCCGGCGCGAGGTGCGCAAGCTTTTCATCGACACGTCCAGCATCTATCTCGAAAACGCGACCCTGATGCCGGTGATCGAGGCGATATCCGGCAACGCCGATCTCAGGCCTATCCAGGACGAATATGACGAGCAGATCATCGCGCTTTACGCCGCCTGGCTGCGGCATGTGAATCCTGCTCTCGAAGACAAGATCGCCAAACGGCTCGGCCTGGTGATGATGGAGGTCGGGCACGCCTGCCGGCTTGTCGGACTGAAGAGAGATCGCAGGACATTCGACCTCATCGAGGACGATGTCGAAGCCATGTGGCTGGCTCTGGTGAACCCCTATCTCAACCTTGACTGA
- a CDS encoding histone deacetylase family protein, producing MKTVYSPLHAGHAGQMELVTSAIVPGFEKPSRAEFIKARVESEKLGPIVLPLEHDLAAAKRIHKSDYIDFLPTVWPQWVASGHEGTAMPFTWPTRGLRGDVPPKRVDALLGYYSFDAGATFVEGTWAAIKSSYDVALTAAGLVKGGERSAFALCRPPGHHAGAGFMGGYCYINNAAVAAQWFLDQGAKRISILDVDYHHGNGTQEIFYDRADVQVLNLHGDPMVEYPFFLGHADERGAGAGEGFNINYPMPFGTDWDAWNASLEDACARLAAYAPDIVIVSLGVDTFEKDPISQFKLKSPDYPKIGRRIAKLGLPTLFVMEGGYAVEEIGINAVGVLTGFEDR from the coding sequence ATGAAGACTGTCTATTCGCCGCTTCATGCTGGCCATGCCGGCCAGATGGAACTGGTCACATCGGCCATCGTGCCGGGTTTCGAGAAGCCCTCTCGGGCCGAATTCATCAAGGCACGGGTCGAAAGCGAGAAGCTCGGACCGATCGTCCTGCCGCTCGAGCATGACCTTGCCGCCGCCAAGCGTATCCACAAATCAGACTATATCGACTTCCTGCCGACGGTCTGGCCGCAATGGGTGGCCTCAGGTCACGAGGGCACGGCCATGCCCTTCACCTGGCCGACGCGCGGCCTGCGCGGCGACGTGCCGCCAAAGCGCGTCGATGCGCTGCTCGGCTACTATTCCTTCGATGCCGGCGCCACTTTCGTCGAAGGCACATGGGCCGCGATCAAGTCGTCCTATGACGTGGCGCTGACCGCGGCCGGCCTGGTCAAGGGCGGCGAGAGGTCGGCGTTCGCGCTCTGCCGCCCGCCTGGCCACCATGCCGGCGCCGGGTTCATGGGCGGCTATTGCTACATCAACAACGCCGCCGTCGCCGCGCAGTGGTTCCTCGACCAGGGCGCCAAACGCATCTCCATCCTCGACGTCGACTACCACCACGGCAACGGCACGCAGGAAATCTTCTATGACCGCGCCGACGTGCAGGTCCTCAACCTGCATGGCGATCCGATGGTCGAATACCCGTTCTTCCTCGGCCATGCCGACGAACGCGGTGCCGGCGCGGGCGAAGGCTTCAACATCAATTATCCCATGCCGTTCGGTACCGACTGGGACGCCTGGAACGCCTCGCTGGAGGACGCTTGCGCCAGGCTCGCCGCCTACGCGCCCGACATCGTCATCGTCTCGCTCGGCGTCGACACTTTCGAGAAGGATCCGATCAGCCAGTTCAAGCTGAAAAGCCCGGACTATCCCAAGATCGGCCGCCGCATCGCCAAGCTCGGCTTGCCGACGCTGTTCGTCATGGAAGGCGGCTATGCCGTCGAGGAGATCGGCATCAACGCCGTCGGCGTGCTGACCGGTTTCGAGGACCGGTAA
- a CDS encoding TMEM43 family protein, translated as MSDSFREVTSVSWFGRIKRAVGGVIFGLLLIVLMVIGLFWNEGRAVQTARSLAEGAGAVVSINADSVDAGNDGKLVHVSGPVTADSGLSDPDFGIAAQGLRLSRSVEMYQWKEESKSETTKKLGGGEETETTYSYSKVWDDKQIDSSDFKKPDGHQNPPMAIHSRAFQIPQGKLVAFDLDTPVLDRIDGDKEYSLSASQSAAIKAAYTGTKPLSIVDGKIYLGSDNTTPALGDYRISYELAPLGVVSIVARQAGSRFESYQTQAGDALLMVDTGQVPADKMFAEAVSANTLITWLLRAGGLLLLTIGFALFLSPIGVILDVIPFLGSMARMGTGIIAFFLAILVGTTTIAIAWFWYRPVLAAGILAAGVIAAAAVYYLGRSRRAAAPTAAPSTGAAT; from the coding sequence ATGAGCGATTCATTTCGGGAAGTTACGTCAGTCTCGTGGTTCGGGCGGATCAAGCGCGCGGTCGGCGGGGTCATTTTCGGCCTGCTGCTGATCGTGCTGATGGTGATCGGGCTGTTCTGGAACGAGGGTCGCGCCGTGCAGACGGCGCGCTCGCTGGCCGAGGGCGCCGGCGCCGTGGTCTCGATCAATGCCGACAGCGTCGATGCAGGCAATGACGGAAAGCTGGTGCATGTCAGCGGGCCGGTGACGGCGGATAGCGGCCTGTCGGATCCGGATTTCGGCATTGCCGCGCAAGGGCTGCGCCTGTCGCGCAGCGTCGAGATGTATCAGTGGAAGGAAGAATCCAAATCCGAGACCACCAAGAAGCTTGGCGGCGGGGAGGAGACGGAGACCACCTACAGCTATTCGAAAGTGTGGGACGACAAGCAGATCGATTCATCGGACTTCAAGAAGCCGGACGGCCATCAGAATCCGCCGATGGCGATCCACAGCCGCGCCTTCCAGATTCCACAGGGCAAGCTCGTCGCCTTCGATCTCGATACACCGGTGCTCGACCGCATCGACGGCGACAAGGAGTACTCGCTGTCGGCCAGTCAGTCGGCGGCGATCAAGGCCGCCTATACCGGGACGAAGCCGCTCAGCATCGTTGACGGCAAAATCTATCTCGGCAGCGACAACACAACACCTGCGCTGGGCGACTACCGTATCAGCTACGAACTGGCGCCGCTCGGCGTGGTCAGCATCGTGGCGCGCCAGGCCGGCAGCCGGTTCGAGTCCTACCAGACGCAAGCGGGCGATGCGCTGCTGATGGTCGATACCGGCCAGGTGCCGGCCGACAAGATGTTCGCCGAGGCTGTCAGCGCCAACACGCTGATCACCTGGCTGTTGCGCGCCGGCGGCTTGTTGTTGCTGACGATCGGCTTCGCCCTGTTCCTCAGCCCGATCGGCGTGATCCTCGACGTGATCCCGTTCCTCGGCAGCATGGCGCGGATGGGAACCGGCATCATCGCCTTCTTCCTGGCGATCCTGGTCGGCACGACGACAATCGCGATTGCCTGGTTCTGGTATCGGCCGGTGCTGGCGGCGGGCATATTGGCGGCGGGCGTCATCGCAGCGGCGGCAGTCTACTATCTCGGCCGCTCACGCAGGGCTGCCGCACCAACGGCCGCGCCGAGCACCGGCGCCGCAACGTAG
- a CDS encoding M16 family metallopeptidase: MKQVFLAFTVMLVVLAGAAAPAKAEPIVTYALDNGLQVVLVPDHRAPKVVMNLRYRVGSMNEPAGRSGFAHLFEHLMFSGTPAWPNVFGAHAALGNEINAWTTEDGTVFYVDGLSSSLPMILSLEADRMANLGRSVTQAKLDLQRSVVKNEMRQNVLDKAGASGWEAFWSGLFPKPHPYSRMVIGSVADLDAATLDDVRGFFNTYYLPNNAVLVLVGDLKVDDTKALIADTFGRIPRGADVARPAIPEPTQARLKLVLEDRLPSPVVVVGFSGPAAQSPDNGPLSIAAELLGNGDYGFLRNRLVSQQGIATYASASWTGGLLGGRFTFEAGAAAGVTPEALESAMKAAFTDFQKTPLDPADVERARNGILQAARLGNEALKDRAGTVSYNADILGDAQSALVDDPRVRNASVAEVEATIKRLLKPEDASVLVLKPGPRGGYPDALIGSSGTPQPFTAPERVAIDIPKHPAGQAPSAVLPAMETATLSNGIKLVHYTMPEAPMVYVAASAEGGWNSVPEGKEGLLELAASMATRGAADRGAADFAKATSDIGAGIGYQAGALATTMTLGVPPEKLDQGLGLLADAVLKPRFDKTEWTVLMAQTVDWLNGREADLPGVAGRAAKTALIPQVPGKAAVDWSAKALASISLDEAKAAFKAEFTPKAVTFYSVGPMPVATVAAGLEKAFGTWTSDAIGYAVEPSPAAHFNSGQKVLLVPEPGASQSALFVARPAPGTDEGERAESTAVANLLGDDFSSRLNSVIREEKGYSYGVSSYLMSPMKAGSGLVVATTVERANTGPAITEILKGFAGLTTLPVAQDEVDRTVTVYRRALAGSAETSAGLFGSLISAVGSGSTLEDQQNRMTARTRLTLDAVQKQALSLSSLDPSLIVVAGDPDVVMPQLAAIGLKEVEIVKRDEAGEQTAMRALDLLGGNSQAPLSASPWRVGDGGTTRAVHTCADAKDCGAQIHAD; encoded by the coding sequence ATGAAGCAGGTTTTCCTGGCGTTCACGGTGATGCTTGTGGTTCTTGCCGGTGCGGCAGCGCCCGCCAAGGCCGAGCCAATCGTCACCTATGCGCTCGACAACGGGCTGCAAGTGGTGCTGGTGCCCGACCATCGCGCGCCGAAGGTGGTGATGAACCTGCGCTATCGCGTCGGGTCGATGAACGAACCTGCCGGTCGCTCTGGCTTCGCGCATCTGTTCGAGCATCTGATGTTTTCCGGGACGCCGGCCTGGCCGAACGTGTTCGGCGCCCACGCCGCATTGGGCAACGAGATCAATGCCTGGACCACCGAGGACGGCACCGTGTTCTATGTCGACGGTCTGTCGTCGTCGCTGCCGATGATCCTGTCGCTGGAGGCCGACCGCATGGCCAATCTCGGCCGCTCGGTGACGCAGGCCAAGCTCGACCTGCAGCGTTCGGTGGTCAAGAACGAGATGCGCCAGAACGTGCTCGACAAGGCCGGCGCATCCGGCTGGGAAGCCTTCTGGTCCGGGCTGTTTCCGAAGCCGCATCCCTATAGCCGCATGGTCATCGGTTCGGTCGCCGACCTCGATGCGGCGACGCTCGACGATGTCAGAGGCTTCTTCAACACCTACTATCTGCCCAACAATGCGGTGCTGGTGCTGGTCGGCGATCTCAAGGTCGATGACACCAAGGCGCTGATTGCGGACACGTTCGGCCGGATACCGCGCGGCGCCGACGTGGCGCGGCCCGCCATTCCGGAACCGACCCAGGCGCGGCTCAAGCTGGTGCTCGAGGATCGCCTGCCGAGCCCCGTCGTGGTGGTCGGCTTCAGCGGCCCGGCGGCGCAGTCGCCAGACAATGGCCCGCTCAGCATCGCCGCCGAACTGCTCGGCAATGGCGACTATGGATTTCTGCGCAACCGGCTGGTCTCGCAACAGGGCATCGCCACCTATGCCAGCGCGAGCTGGACGGGCGGCCTGCTTGGCGGCCGCTTCACCTTCGAGGCGGGCGCGGCGGCAGGCGTGACGCCGGAAGCGCTCGAGAGCGCGATGAAAGCGGCGTTCACGGATTTCCAGAAGACGCCGCTCGATCCGGCTGATGTCGAGCGCGCGCGCAACGGCATATTGCAGGCGGCGCGGCTGGGCAACGAGGCGCTGAAGGATCGCGCCGGCACCGTCTCCTACAATGCCGACATTCTCGGCGACGCACAGAGCGCGCTGGTCGACGATCCGCGCGTCAGGAATGCCAGCGTGGCGGAAGTCGAAGCGACGATCAAGCGGCTGTTGAAACCGGAAGACGCCAGCGTGCTGGTGCTGAAGCCCGGTCCGCGCGGCGGTTATCCCGACGCGCTGATCGGTTCGTCCGGAACGCCACAGCCTTTTACGGCACCGGAGCGGGTGGCGATCGACATCCCGAAGCATCCGGCCGGGCAAGCGCCTTCGGCGGTGTTGCCCGCCATGGAAACGGCGACGCTCTCCAACGGCATCAAGCTCGTCCACTACACCATGCCGGAAGCGCCGATGGTCTATGTGGCGGCGAGTGCCGAAGGCGGCTGGAACAGTGTGCCGGAGGGCAAGGAAGGGTTGCTGGAACTGGCCGCAAGCATGGCGACGCGGGGTGCGGCCGATCGCGGCGCGGCCGACTTCGCCAAGGCGACCAGCGATATCGGTGCGGGGATCGGCTATCAGGCCGGCGCGCTGGCCACCACGATGACGCTTGGCGTGCCGCCGGAAAAATTGGATCAAGGTCTCGGCCTGCTTGCCGACGCGGTGCTGAAGCCGCGTTTCGACAAGACTGAATGGACCGTGCTGATGGCGCAGACGGTCGACTGGCTGAACGGGCGCGAGGCGGATCTGCCTGGTGTTGCCGGCCGCGCGGCAAAGACGGCGCTTATTCCGCAGGTACCGGGCAAGGCCGCGGTCGACTGGTCGGCGAAGGCGCTGGCGTCGATCTCGCTCGACGAGGCCAAAGCCGCGTTCAAGGCGGAGTTCACGCCCAAGGCGGTGACCTTCTACAGCGTCGGCCCGATGCCGGTCGCCACCGTCGCGGCCGGCCTTGAAAAAGCATTCGGCACATGGACAAGCGATGCCATCGGCTATGCTGTCGAACCGTCGCCGGCGGCGCATTTCAACAGCGGTCAGAAGGTGCTGCTGGTGCCTGAACCCGGCGCCAGCCAGTCGGCGCTGTTCGTGGCGCGGCCGGCGCCCGGCACCGACGAAGGCGAGCGCGCTGAATCGACCGCGGTCGCCAATCTGCTTGGCGATGATTTCTCCAGCCGGCTGAATTCGGTGATCCGCGAGGAGAAGGGCTATTCCTATGGCGTGTCGAGCTATCTCATGAGCCCGATGAAGGCCGGCTCGGGACTGGTCGTGGCAACCACCGTCGAGCGGGCCAACACCGGTCCGGCGATCACCGAGATCCTGAAAGGGTTTGCCGGCCTGACCACCTTGCCGGTGGCGCAGGACGAGGTCGACCGCACGGTAACGGTCTATCGCCGGGCACTGGCCGGGTCGGCGGAGACCTCGGCAGGTCTGTTCGGTTCGCTGATCTCAGCAGTCGGCAGCGGTTCGACGCTCGAAGATCAACAGAACCGCATGACGGCGCGTACCCGGCTGACGCTCGATGCCGTGCAGAAACAGGCGCTGTCATTGTCGTCGCTCGACCCGTCGCTGATCGTCGTTGCCGGTGATCCCGACGTGGTCATGCCACAGCTTGCCGCGATCGGCCTCAAGGAGGTCGAGATCGTCAAGCGTGACGAGGCGGGCGAGCAGACGGCCATGCGGGCGCTCGACCTTCTCGGCGGCAACAGCCAGGCGCCGCTATCCGCTTCACCGTGGCGGGTCGGCGATGGCGGCACCACGCGAGCGGTGCACACTTGCGCTGACGCCAAGGACTGCGGCGCGCAAATCCATGCCGATTGA
- a CDS encoding helix-turn-helix transcriptional regulator, giving the protein MSSPAALLQSDTLGSRLTSRGDLTSFFMELTAEIGADSYMLVAIVHDQDRNDARIVSSNWIFDAIELTGKRLIASLAQGALTVAPGIRPRPLVAAEAPDADGLVSGEEARLLDVLGHAEIYSLRLNVGRQRLFALFSAATAGQIDQPALMRAQLKCCYALSHIPQLIAAAAMQDPLSDRERECLFWVSEGKTTDEVAVILGVSSNTVNSYITHAIQKFAASNRAMAIATAIRSGII; this is encoded by the coding sequence ATGAGCAGTCCCGCCGCGCTTCTTCAATCCGATACATTGGGCTCGCGCCTGACGTCGCGCGGTGATTTGACCAGCTTCTTCATGGAGCTGACCGCCGAGATCGGCGCCGACAGCTACATGCTGGTTGCCATCGTCCACGACCAGGATCGCAATGACGCGCGCATCGTCTCGTCGAACTGGATCTTCGACGCCATCGAACTGACCGGCAAGCGGCTGATCGCCAGCCTTGCCCAGGGCGCGCTCACGGTGGCGCCCGGCATCCGCCCACGACCGCTGGTGGCGGCAGAGGCACCGGATGCCGACGGACTGGTCTCCGGCGAAGAGGCCCGCCTTCTCGACGTGCTCGGCCATGCCGAGATCTATTCGCTCAGGCTGAATGTCGGCCGCCAGCGCCTGTTCGCCCTGTTCTCGGCGGCGACGGCTGGCCAGATCGACCAGCCGGCGCTGATGAGGGCACAGCTGAAATGCTGCTACGCGCTCTCGCATATCCCGCAGTTGATCGCCGCGGCTGCGATGCAGGATCCACTGTCGGATCGTGAGCGCGAATGCCTGTTCTGGGTTTCGGAAGGCAAGACCACCGACGAGGTGGCCGTCATCCTTGGCGTGTCGTCCAACACCGTCAACAGCTACATCACCCACGCCATCCAGAAATTCGCGGCCTCGAACCGCGCGATGGCCATCGCAACGGCGATAAGGAGTGGCATCATTTGA
- a CDS encoding helix-turn-helix transcriptional regulator gives MKHADIKDAAEALFNEQRSPFGAFSLGSETHHAVTVPDAVRRCRWISVDINASAFGLYFVSPSPERARLVPCFDSDYPGIAVASKFISGANGEEIVRHTHNSTEPRWWTDDGMAAMAEMFGNLAWTAQMAPLAPGTSGIAFPVHADRGQCGLVVFLGSEIALPQDTLYEIHARCFSLFAAVARIRPGDTGRMRAISKRELECLKLTANGNTSEEIARLLKLSVHTANQYLTQSTQKLNAVNRNQAVAKALRLGLIE, from the coding sequence TTGAAACACGCCGACATCAAGGACGCCGCGGAGGCCCTTTTCAACGAGCAGCGCAGCCCCTTCGGCGCCTTCTCGCTCGGCTCCGAAACGCATCACGCCGTCACCGTTCCCGATGCCGTGCGCCGCTGCCGCTGGATATCCGTCGACATCAATGCCTCGGCCTTCGGCCTGTACTTCGTCAGCCCGTCGCCGGAGCGGGCGCGGCTGGTGCCGTGTTTCGATTCCGACTATCCCGGCATTGCCGTGGCGAGCAAGTTCATCTCGGGCGCCAATGGCGAGGAGATCGTGCGCCACACCCACAACTCGACGGAGCCGCGCTGGTGGACGGATGACGGCATGGCGGCGATGGCTGAAATGTTCGGCAATCTCGCCTGGACCGCACAGATGGCGCCGCTGGCGCCCGGCACCAGCGGCATCGCCTTTCCCGTCCACGCCGATCGCGGCCAATGCGGCCTCGTCGTCTTCCTGGGATCGGAGATCGCGCTGCCGCAGGATACGCTCTACGAGATCCACGCCCGCTGCTTTTCCCTGTTCGCCGCCGTCGCGCGTATCCGTCCCGGGGACACCGGCAGGATGCGCGCCATTTCCAAGCGCGAACTCGAATGCCTGAAGCTGACCGCCAACGGCAACACCAGCGAAGAAATCGCGCGGCTGCTGAAACTGTCAGTGCACACGGCCAACCAGTATCTGACGCAGTCGACGCAGAAGCTCAACGCCGTCAACCGCAACCAGGCGGTCGCCAAAGCGCTGCGGCTCGGTCTGATCGAGTAA
- the flhB gene encoding flagellar biosynthesis protein FlhB: MSDATDKDSKTEEATEKKVRDTIEQGKLPHSRETAILASFVAILVFTVFYAKDAVINLGMFLSMFLEKPEAWPMDTETDVIALYKLVLLEVGRALISLLVLLTVAGIGASVLQNMPQFVGERIRPQLSRISITKGWTRMFGAQGWVEFLKSLAKVGFAIAVLTFTLSEDHRKLLAGMITNPVAFGLVIRGIAVDILVAIVFVMGLIAAIDIVWSRFHWKQDLRMSKQEVKDEFKQSEGDPIIKSRLRSLARDRARKRMMTAVPRATLIIANPTHFSIALKYVRDEDSAPLVVAKGQDLVALKIREIAKEHNIPIFEDVALARSMYKQVSVDNVIPSQFYQAVAELVRIVYSKKAERRQIS; encoded by the coding sequence ATGTCAGACGCCACCGACAAGGACTCCAAAACCGAAGAGGCGACGGAAAAGAAGGTCCGCGACACCATCGAACAGGGCAAGCTGCCCCATTCGAGGGAAACCGCGATCCTCGCCTCCTTCGTCGCCATACTGGTGTTCACCGTCTTCTATGCCAAGGACGCGGTCATCAACCTCGGCATGTTCCTGTCGATGTTCCTCGAAAAGCCCGAGGCCTGGCCGATGGACACCGAGACCGATGTCATCGCGCTCTACAAGCTCGTCCTGCTGGAAGTGGGCCGCGCCCTTATTAGCCTGCTGGTGCTTTTGACCGTTGCCGGCATCGGCGCCTCGGTGCTCCAGAACATGCCGCAATTCGTCGGCGAGCGGATCAGGCCGCAGCTTTCGCGCATTTCGATCACCAAGGGTTGGACCCGGATGTTCGGTGCCCAGGGCTGGGTCGAGTTCCTGAAATCCCTGGCAAAGGTCGGCTTCGCCATCGCCGTGCTCACCTTCACGCTGTCGGAGGATCACCGCAAGCTGCTTGCCGGAATGATCACCAATCCCGTCGCTTTCGGCCTCGTCATCCGCGGCATCGCGGTCGACATACTGGTGGCGATCGTCTTCGTCATGGGACTGATCGCGGCGATCGACATCGTCTGGTCGCGCTTCCACTGGAAGCAGGACCTGCGCATGAGCAAGCAGGAGGTCAAGGACGAGTTCAAGCAGTCCGAGGGCGACCCGATCATCAAGTCGCGGCTGCGCTCGCTGGCGCGCGACCGGGCGCGCAAGCGGATGATGACGGCGGTGCCGCGCGCGACGCTGATCATCGCCAACCCGACCCACTTCTCGATCGCGCTGAAATACGTGCGCGACGAGGATTCGGCACCGCTGGTGGTGGCCAAGGGGCAGGATCTGGTGGCGCTGAAAATCCGCGAGATTGCCAAGGAGCACAACATCCCGATCTTCGAGGACGTGGCGCTCGCCCGCTCCATGTACAAGCAAGTTTCGGTCGATAATGTGATCCCGTCGCAATTCTACCAGGCCGTCGCCGAACTGGTGCGGATCGTCTACTCGAAAAAGGCTGAGCGCAGACAGATTTCATGA
- a CDS encoding flagellar motor switch protein FliG has product MTPLTTLTRAQKAAAILVAMGKPSASRLLKFFKQEELKALIEGARLLRTIPQSDLERIVAEFEAEFTEGAGLLDSADRMDTILNESLSPEEMSAIMGNKKPEAAPEGPPPIWPDLEKLEPSRLGTFLTGEHPQTAAMVLSKLAPQAAASVLLTLTKPMRGEIIKRMVTMANVPDAAARIVENRLRASVLAETSTKDTSAGQARVASVLNELDKPLLEEVMQDLEAAGTPDLDGVRARLFAFDDLPLLTQKARVLLFDGLSTELVTLALRGTSAALAESVLSAIGARSRRMIEAELGQGSEGIPLADIMTARKTIVTTTIRLSREGAFELPATQNAA; this is encoded by the coding sequence ATGACGCCGCTGACGACCCTGACGCGTGCACAGAAGGCGGCCGCCATATTGGTGGCGATGGGCAAGCCGTCCGCCAGCCGCCTCTTGAAATTCTTCAAGCAGGAAGAGCTGAAGGCGCTGATCGAGGGCGCCCGGCTGCTCAGGACCATTCCGCAGAGCGATCTCGAGCGCATCGTCGCCGAATTCGAGGCCGAGTTCACCGAAGGGGCTGGCCTGCTCGATTCCGCCGACAGGATGGACACCATCCTCAACGAATCGCTGTCGCCCGAAGAGATGAGCGCCATCATGGGCAACAAGAAACCGGAGGCGGCACCTGAAGGGCCGCCGCCGATCTGGCCCGATCTCGAAAAGCTCGAACCCTCGCGGCTCGGCACCTTCCTGACCGGCGAACATCCGCAAACGGCGGCCATGGTCCTGTCGAAGCTGGCGCCGCAGGCGGCGGCGAGTGTGCTTTTGACGCTGACGAAACCGATGCGCGGCGAAATCATCAAGCGCATGGTGACGATGGCCAATGTTCCGGACGCCGCTGCCCGGATCGTCGAGAACCGACTGCGCGCCAGCGTGCTGGCGGAAACCTCGACCAAGGACACTTCGGCCGGGCAGGCGCGCGTCGCCAGCGTGCTCAACGAGCTGGACAAGCCGCTGCTCGAGGAGGTCATGCAGGATCTGGAAGCCGCCGGCACGCCCGACCTCGACGGTGTGCGAGCCCGTCTGTTTGCTTTCGACGACCTGCCGCTGCTCACCCAGAAGGCGCGCGTGCTTTTGTTCGACGGGTTGTCGACCGAGCTTGTCACTCTGGCGCTGCGCGGCACGTCGGCCGCGCTCGCCGAATCGGTGCTGTCGGCGATCGGCGCACGGTCGCGGCGCATGATCGAAGCCGAACTCGGACAGGGGTCGGAAGGGATTCCTCTCGCCGACATCATGACCGCGCGCAAGACCATCGTGACGACGACGATCCGGCTGTCGCGTGAAGGCGCATTCGAACTTCCCGCGACGCAGAACGCCGCCTAA
- the fliN gene encoding flagellar motor switch protein FliN produces the protein MNIPVDVQIILGSTEMAVADLMALQKGSTVALNRRIGEPVDVVVNGRKIARGEITVLESDPSRFGIRLTEIIAGTKGA, from the coding sequence ATGAACATCCCCGTCGATGTCCAGATCATCCTCGGCAGCACCGAGATGGCGGTTGCCGACCTGATGGCGCTGCAGAAGGGCTCGACCGTGGCGCTCAACCGCCGCATCGGCGAACCGGTCGACGTCGTGGTCAATGGCCGCAAGATCGCGCGCGGCGAGATCACGGTGCTTGAAAGCGACCCCTCGCGCTTCGGCATCAGGCTGACCGAAATCATCGCCGGCACGAAGGGCGCCTAA
- a CDS encoding FliM/FliN family flagellar motor switch protein, which produces MTSPGSPAQARSLIIERLVGDSGEAAQVIGTGRAMAERAAPLLQKSLTSELGVPVTVDLRGVEVSRVAEARSRAGDTFAMTIVASSTSSDAMTLVIDAPAIAIMVCTLFGGDPETPASPIERELSQIEVDVSTMLFQQVAQALNGSGRRSLDLRLPVPRAMSGAEAKRHVLRDGAALRIVLGISTPADSGTVTVTMPQRIVLASRDSAANAGGDDHGPSWRERFSEEVMRSTVALEATMPLARLTLGDLASLEVGQVIDFDETAQSRARLSARGQTLFVCEFGKLGQNYTVRIRHPFDAGQDFIDGLMPAGAGRA; this is translated from the coding sequence ATGACCAGTCCAGGCAGCCCCGCGCAAGCGCGTTCGTTGATCATCGAGCGTCTGGTCGGCGACAGCGGCGAGGCCGCCCAGGTCATCGGTACTGGCCGGGCCATGGCCGAGCGCGCCGCGCCGCTGTTGCAAAAGAGCCTGACCAGTGAGCTCGGCGTTCCGGTCACCGTCGATCTCAGGGGTGTCGAGGTCAGCCGCGTCGCGGAGGCGCGCTCGCGTGCCGGCGATACGTTTGCCATGACCATCGTGGCATCATCCACGTCTTCTGATGCCATGACCCTGGTGATCGATGCGCCGGCGATAGCGATCATGGTCTGCACGCTGTTCGGCGGCGACCCGGAGACGCCGGCATCGCCGATCGAGCGTGAGCTGTCGCAGATCGAGGTTGATGTCTCGACCATGCTGTTTCAGCAGGTCGCGCAGGCCCTGAACGGATCGGGGCGGCGCTCGCTCGACCTGCGTCTGCCCGTACCGCGGGCGATGTCGGGCGCCGAAGCCAAACGGCACGTTTTACGAGATGGCGCGGCACTGCGCATCGTTCTTGGCATATCGACGCCAGCTGACAGCGGCACCGTCACGGTGACAATGCCGCAGCGCATCGTGCTGGCCAGCCGCGACAGCGCTGCGAACGCCGGCGGGGATGACCACGGCCCGAGCTGGCGAGAGCGCTTTTCGGAAGAGGTGATGCGCTCGACGGTGGCGCTCGAAGCCACCATGCCGCTGGCGCGGCTGACGCTTGGCGACCTCGCCAGTCTCGAAGTGGGCCAGGTCATCGACTTCGACGAAACGGCGCAATCACGGGCGCGCCTCAGCGCGCGCGGCCAGACGCTGTTCGTATGCGAGTTCGGCAAACTGGGGCAGAATTACACCGTCCGAATCAGGCATCCTTTCGATGCCGGGCAGGATTTCATCGATGGGCTCATGCCGGCCGGTGCCGGGCGCGCCTGA